CTGAAACGAGGTGTCATCGAGTAATATCGCAAACTCTTCGCCTCCAATCCTTGCGAATAGGTCACTTTTACGCATTAAGCACTCAATATCTTTCGCTAAGCAAGTCAGTACATAATCGCCCGCTTGATGGCCATAGTTATCATTAATTTTTTTAAAGTTGTCCACATCAATCATTAGCATTGAAATTGATTTTTGTTCTCTGTCAGTCGTTAATAATGATTGGGACATTTCAAAAAAATAACGACGATTGTATATATTGGTCAGATTATCGACTGTAGAGAGTTGTTTAAATTTTTCGGCGCTTCTTTCAATCTCTTCATGTGCCAAAATACTAGACATTCTATTATTCAACATCGACTTAGATAATAATATAGTTGCAGGAATATATATTATTGTAAAAATAACCAAACTGATATGTTGGTGTTCACCATAATAAAGCATGATGATAATTTGGGGTATCAACATTGAGAAAAAGAAAACAATATACGCACGATATAATGATGACATTGACAGAGCAGCGGCGGTTATAATACCAATAATTAGAACGAAGCTAACAAATTCAAACGGCTGTGGTGCGTACTTCATAATTAATAATGATGATATTGTCCAAGTAATAGCTTGAAATACATTAAGAATTACAAAAATTCTTTCGTTACGATTTAGGCCTTTCTGATTGAAACAATTTAAGTGAATCATAAATTGTTTTGCATTATAAAGTCTTGACCATGCCAATAAAACCTGACCCAAAAACCAAATGCATAAAATATCCATTGGAATAAACTTGAAAAACATTGCTCCATAAGCAATCGATACAATAAGCATCGCTATCATTGCTCTGGGTGTCTGATCAACAACATTTTTAATCAATCTAGGATGAACATTAGCCATTCCTACTCCAATCAATATACAACAACTTTAACTATAGTGAAAATCTATTAACAAATATAAACATACTAGATCATTCAGTTATACTAATAAAATAACGAAGCTTCTATTATACTTTCTATCGTTTTATCTTCAACTATCTTGACCGGTTACGTAAAAAACTATTGATTAAGTGTTAGTTAATAGTGCAACCTATTAAAATCGAATGAAATAGAATAAAAATAACTATCTACTATTTTCAAATCTCGTTACTTTTGCACTAAAAGCAAAGATCACCATTACTGCGACCACGAATGGTAATACGTAGAGATTAAGGTTCTGCCAACCTACTGTTGACTCCAACCAACCAGACAGTAGCGCCGTGACAGTTACACAACCAAACACAACAAATTCATTGAACGCTTGTGCCTTGGCTTTATTTTGAGCTTGATACGACTGGCTGAATAAGCCTGTTGCAGCGATGAACATAAAGTTCCAACCCACACCAAGCACAACCAAAGCCGCTCTAAAGTGCCAAATTGATACGCCATGGATATTGATGGCAATACTCACCACAAATAACACACCACCTGCAAGGATCATCATTCTTGAACCGAACTTCTCGATGAGGGAACCCGTAAAGAATGCAGGCACAAACATACCCAATACGTGCCACTCAATCACACCAGCAGCTTTAGTAAAATCGAATCCGCAACCAATCATCGCCAATGGCGTTGCCGTCATCAAAATGTTCATTACTGCGTAAGCAACCATGGCTGCAAACACAGCGCCAATAAAGTTCGGCGCTTTCACGATCACACTTAAAGGGTCGGCTTTGGGAGCCTGGCTATTAAAAGAGACCTTAGGAAACTGAATGATTTGTAATAAGGCTAAAGCTAAGGTGTTTAGCCCGATCAACGAAGCAAAAGCACCGATGTACAAGCCATCTGCTGACCATTGTTGAGACATAATCGCTAAGTTCGGCCCGAGTACCGCCGCCAATACTCCACCAGCCATTGATATTGAAATCGCACGGTGGCGCGCGTTTTCGTCACACACTTCAATTGCCGCGAAGCGATAAAGCGTGCCAAAACCTATGCCTATCCCAAGTAAGAACGTGGCGAAACAAAACAGATAGAAATTTTGCTGAGACAGTGCGTAAGTGGCAAGGCTCGCCCCTATAATGCCAACCACATTACCAATGCTAAATCCTCGCTTTCTCCCTAACTTGCCTGAAATTAAAGACGCAGGAATAGTGGCTGCCATTAAACCCAAAAATTGCAGCGCAACCGGCAAGGTAATCATGCTGACACTGGGCGCAATCTGCTTGCCTATCAAGCCAATCACTGAGATCAGTAATATGTTGCCCGTCATCAACAAGGCCTGACACAGTGAGAGCAGCCAAACATTTCTATTCATCTTCGTTCCTAAATATGAGCACAGTTGGTCAATAGACCAAATAATCAACAAAGTCGCAACACTTTGTTACTCATAGTAACTCTACAAAGCGGCCAATAGGCCAATATCAATAGTTACCACCATATGACTTTGATTAGCGTTACTTAAGACGCTAGAGTTGAAATTATCATTACTTAAGATAATAATAATTTTCTGTTATTTATAGGCTTTAGCATTTAAAGGTGAGTATGATTAATCCACTTTGGCTCAATACATTTAAGACTCTGGTTGAAGTTGGTCATTTCACCCAAACTGCAGAAAAGCTGTATATGACACAGCCTGGCGTTAGCCAACACATCAAAAAGCTTGAGCAAGCTTGTAACTGTGACTTGTTATCGAGAGAAAATAAGAGTTTCGAACTGACCGAACAAGGTCGGATTATGTATCGCTACGCTCTTAAACTGGAAAAAGACCAAGAAGATCTATTCGAATCTCTGAGTTTCGACAACCCTTATTCTGGGCAATGTCATCTATCCTGTTCGGGTTCACTCTCTTTGCGTCTGTATCCCAAGCTTCTTGAACTGCAGCAGCAACATCAAGACCTGAGCATCAACCTAGAAGCGGCACCGAACAAAAAGATATTGAACGACCTAATCCAAGGCACCACCGATATTGGAATCGTCAGACATTCACCCAATGACAGCTATTATCAGAGCCAAGTTATTGGTAATGAGGCGCTGTGCTTAATCGTCCATCATAGTCTTGCTGACTTAGAGATTACCCCTGAAGCTCTGCACAATATCGGCCTCATAGCCCATCCAGACTCTGCTCATTACCTGTCTTTGTATTTTGACCTATGCGGAGATAAAGATTTAGCGAACATCAACATCAATGAGATCCCGAAGTCTGGCTACATCAATCAACTCCACCAAATTCTATTACCCGTCTCAAAAGGGCTTGGGTTCACCGTGTTACCCGCAGGGGCTGTCGAAAACTTTCCAGACAAAGAGAAGTTGCACGTTGTGCCACCTAAAGTGAAGGTTGAAGAAACACTGTATTTGGTTCAGAAAAGAAATCGAAAACTGCCGCACAGATACAACACCCTTATCGATCTAATCAAACAACACGTCCGTAATTAATCCGAGACACAGAAAGAAGTAAAGCCTTTAGCTAGTTCGTTATTTCGCAACAAGAGCTAAAGGCTTTAATGTTGGAGTGATGTTCAAAAGACAGCTACTCAGAAGCGCTCAGAACCTCTTGGGCTCGTTCAAAGTCGTAATTATCTAACGCACTTTGGACATCTTTAAGAACTGCTGAATGTGGATACTGTGCCAGTAATTCAGTCACGTATTGGGTCGCATCGTTATCATAAGCATCCAACAGCGAATACAACTTAGCACGCTGCTCTTGAGTGATATTAGGCGAATTCGATGCATCAGCGCTTCTCACCTCAGTTTCTTGAGTACATGCCGTTTCAGCACCTTGAGCACCAGAGCCATCAAAGCTGCTCTCTACCGTTTTGATCAATTCGATTAACCCAAGCTCAGCTTGTTTAAGATCCTGCTCATCACACGCCTTGTTATGCGCTTTGCTTTCAAGACCACCGAGTTGTTCAGCCAATTGCAACCCGCCAATAGAAGCCGCCATGCTTTTTAACGTATGTAAATTCCGCTCTAACGTCACCCATTCATCTTGCATTAGGTTGTCGAAGGTTTCCGACATAATGTCAGGCGCCCCTTGGCAGAATCTACCAAGCATCTTCTCTTGCAGTTTCACATCATGATGAGTCAGCTGATCGAACCTTGGCAATTAGAAAACAGGGAGAACCATCAGAGTATCAGAGCTTAATGTCGAACTGTTAGAGCTGCTATTTTGCATCCTAACTAAAGGCGACTCTGATGACGCTTTACCCTCAACCAAAACCTCCGGCACGATGTATTTCGTAATCAAAGAGGTGGCTTTATCGATGATAATGGGCTTATCCAAGAAGTCCGTGACTCCAGCCTCTCGCGCTCGCTGTTTCGCATCAGCAAACACATTGGCGGACATCGCGATAATTGGTACATCTTTATCAAACTCACGAATCAAGCGGGTTGCTTCAAAGCCGTCCATAATTGGCATTTGAAGATCCATGAAGATTATTTCGTAGTCGTTGTTTTTAGCTAGCTCCAGCGCTTCCTTTCCGTTTTCAGCAAGATCGGCATTTAATTTAGAGCGACTGAAAAATGCTAAAGCTAGATCTTGGTTCAACTCATTGTCTTCAACCAATAACACTCTTTGGCCTTTGAACTCTATCTGATAATCCAACTGCAACTCTTGGGCTTTGAAATCGGCTAACGCATCCGAGCTTGATCGTGGCAATGTCAGTATAAAGGAGAACTCACTGCCTTGCCCGTAAACACTCTCTACCGTGATTTGACTGCCCATCGCATGCACTAATTTCTGGCTAATGTTGAGTCCTAACCCTGTGCCACCGAATCGGCGCGTGGTTGTACTATCGGCTTGGCTAAATGCTTCAAAGAGCTTGTGTAGATTCTCATCAGAAATTCCTATGCCAGTATCGGCCACCATCACCTTCATAGTCAGACTGTTATCATCTGATTCAACAAGGGCTACAGTTAGCGAGACACTACCAGTTTCCGTAAACTTAATCGCATTACCAACAAGGTTAAGTATTACTTGGAACAGCCTTAATGGGTCGCCAATCAACGGAGTATCTAGCTCTGGATCTATCGACATAGACAACTTAAGTTGCTTCTCATCCGCTTTCGATTCCATCAACTCAATGACATCTTGGAATGTCGTCACGGGATCAAATGGGATGCTATCAATGACAAGCTGTCCCGCCTCTATCTTAGAGAAGTCGAGGATGTCATTAATGATGCTTAACAGTGAATGCCCCGAACGGTGCACTTTTTCAATATAGTTTCGAGCAACAGGATTAGATATTTCGCCAATGGCCAGATAAGACAAACCAATTATTGCGTTCATTGGCGTTCTAATTTCGTGACTCATATTGGCTAAGAATTCCGATTTAGCTTGGCTAGCCAGATCGGCTCTCTGTTTCTCTTCTTCAAGTTGTTCGTTTAGGCGTTTCATTTCTGAAATATCGAACGCCCAAAATAGTGTGGCTACTTCTCCATCAAGCTCAAGCAAGTAGTAACTAACAAGAGCCACAAAACTACTTCCATCAAACTTCCTAAGCACTAATTCTCGGTTTACTACTTTACCTTTGAGGTTGAGCTCTTTGTATAGCGAATCACGATCAGACAAAGAGTTATAAATAGTTTCAACATTTATAGAGTGCAACTCTGTCCGTTCTACTCCAAACAGACGCTTCGCAGTATCATTCGCATAACGAACCTGTTCCTCGACAACCACACTCGCTGCTATTGGTGAAGTGTTCAAAATGTTATAAAGCTGATGTTGTGCTTTGCGAAGCGCTTCTGTCGCGTCATTGGCAATCGCTATTTGCTTTGTGAGTTTTCTATTCCAAAATACGATGATTAAGACGATCACCAACGAAAAAAGTGAAATGGTATAAACCAACTCATAATCAACTTTCTCGATCGATTTGGGCGCAGCCCATTTAGCGGATATTTTTTGGTGATCTTCAGCGGAAATGCTCTCAATCGCCTTATTCACAATGGAATAAAGCAAAGGTTCAGACTTAATGACGTGTAAGGTTGGAGAAAGGAAAAAATCAAGTCGTCCGATAATTCCGACCTCACGATGACCAAATGAATCAATGAGGTAGTTTAGGACTTCGACAGTATCGATCATGCCATCTAGGGTTTCATCATCCAGTCGGTTAAGCCCATCTTCAGTGGATTCTACTTTCACCCATTCAATATTCGGGTATTTCCCGACAATCGCATCGGTATTTGCTGCGTTCTTCAAGATACCGATTTTCCATCCTTCAGCTTCCTCAAGCACCAAGCTACTTATGTCTCGTCTCGATGCAATAGCTAAACGGCTTGAAAACAGGCTCTTGACTGCTTTGACGTTGTCTCCTAACGAACGGTTCTCTTGTGCTGCGGAGACCAGTTCTACTTCATGATGATCAACCAAGCTTCGGGTCTCAGACCAACTTGCAACGTCTACATGGTTGATACTTAACCCTGTTTTCTGCTCAATGAGCGTTAGGTAATCGTCAATCATACCGATGTATTCACCG
The nucleotide sequence above comes from Vibrio atlanticus. Encoded proteins:
- a CDS encoding GGDEF domain-containing protein, with protein sequence MANVHPRLIKNVVDQTPRAMIAMLIVSIAYGAMFFKFIPMDILCIWFLGQVLLAWSRLYNAKQFMIHLNCFNQKGLNRNERIFVILNVFQAITWTISSLLIMKYAPQPFEFVSFVLIIGIITAAALSMSSLYRAYIVFFFSMLIPQIIIMLYYGEHQHISLVIFTIIYIPATILLSKSMLNNRMSSILAHEEIERSAEKFKQLSTVDNLTNIYNRRYFFEMSQSLLTTDREQKSISMLMIDVDNFKKINDNYGHQAGDYVLTCLAKDIECLMRKSDLFARIGGEEFAILLDDTSFQDAKSIAGRIIKIVEESEVVYNQRLIDVTVSIGISVLNNDITDIEELYACADKHLYQAKARGRNQYYPSL
- a CDS encoding MFS transporter, with translation MNRNVWLLSLCQALLMTGNILLISVIGLIGKQIAPSVSMITLPVALQFLGLMAATIPASLISGKLGRKRGFSIGNVVGIIGASLATYALSQQNFYLFCFATFLLGIGIGFGTLYRFAAIEVCDENARHRAISISMAGGVLAAVLGPNLAIMSQQWSADGLYIGAFASLIGLNTLALALLQIIQFPKVSFNSQAPKADPLSVIVKAPNFIGAVFAAMVAYAVMNILMTATPLAMIGCGFDFTKAAGVIEWHVLGMFVPAFFTGSLIEKFGSRMMILAGGVLFVVSIAINIHGVSIWHFRAALVVLGVGWNFMFIAATGLFSQSYQAQNKAKAQAFNEFVVFGCVTVTALLSGWLESTVGWQNLNLYVLPFVVAVMVIFAFSAKVTRFENSR
- a CDS encoding LysR family transcriptional regulator, with the translated sequence MINPLWLNTFKTLVEVGHFTQTAEKLYMTQPGVSQHIKKLEQACNCDLLSRENKSFELTEQGRIMYRYALKLEKDQEDLFESLSFDNPYSGQCHLSCSGSLSLRLYPKLLELQQQHQDLSINLEAAPNKKILNDLIQGTTDIGIVRHSPNDSYYQSQVIGNEALCLIVHHSLADLEITPEALHNIGLIAHPDSAHYLSLYFDLCGDKDLANININEIPKSGYINQLHQILLPVSKGLGFTVLPAGAVENFPDKEKLHVVPPKVKVEETLYLVQKRNRKLPHRYNTLIDLIKQHVRN